A stretch of Miscanthus floridulus cultivar M001 chromosome 13, ASM1932011v1, whole genome shotgun sequence DNA encodes these proteins:
- the LOC136501090 gene encoding sugar transport protein MST5-like, translating into MAGGVVVNAAGGKTYPGRMTAFVFFTCLVASSGGLIFGYDIGISGGVTSMDSFLKEFFPSVYAKAEANKDTNQYCKFDSQLLTLFTSSLYLAALATSFVAASVTRVFGRKWSMFCGGLTFMAGSALNGTATDVLMLIMGRILLGVGVGFANQSVPLYLSEMAPAKLRGMLNIGFQLMTTIGILAANLINFWTVSIPGGWGWRIGLGLAGVPALIITVGALVLPDTPNSLIARGYNDDAKKVLVKIRGTDDVHDEYDDMVAASEEASAIEHPWRNILERRYRPQLTVAALIPFFQQLTGINVIMFYAPVLFLTIGFGDDASLMAAVITGLVNMFATVVSIVCVDRLGRRALFLQGGTQMFISQIVVGTLIALQFGTAGVGEMSRSNAWLLVLFICLYVAGFAWSWGPLGWLVPSEVFALEVRSAGQSIAVCVNMTLTFIIGQSFLTMLCTMKFGLFYFFAGWMFVMTTFIALFLPETKGVPIEEMNLVWSQHWFWGKYVTADTQHGGGSRRSNGV; encoded by the coding sequence ATGGCAGGCGGCGTGGTAGTGAACGCGGCCGGGGGCAAGACGTACCCCGGCCGCATGACAGCGTTCGTCTTCTTCACCTGCCTGGTGGCGTCCTCGGGCGGGCTCATCTTCGGCTACGACATCGGCATCTCCGGCGGGGTCACCTCCATGGACTCGTTCCTCAAGGAGTTCTTCCCCTCCGTGTACGCCAAGGCAGAGGCGAACAAGGACACCAATCAGTACTGCAAGTTCGACAGCCAGCTGCTGACACTCTTCACGTCGTCGCTGTACCTGGCGGCGCTGGCGACGTCGTTCGTGGCGGCGTCGGTGACGCGGGTGTTCGGCCGCAAGTGGTCCATGTTCTGCGGCGGGCTCACCTTCATGGCCGGGTCGGCCCTGAACGGCACCGCCACCGACGTGCTGATGCTCATCATGGGCCGCATCCTGCTGGGCGTCGGCGTCGGCTTCGCCAACCAGTCGGTGCCGCTGTACCTGTCGGAGATGGCGCCGGCCAAGCTCCGCGGCATGCTCAACATCGGGTTCCAGCTGATGACCACCATCGGCATTCTGGCGGCGAACCTGATCAACTTCTGGACGGTGAGTATCCCGGGCGGGTGGGGGTGGCGCATCGGCCTCGGGCTGGCCGGGGTGCCGGCGCTCATCATCACGGTGGGCGCGCTGGTGCTCCCCGACACGCCCAACTCCCTCATCGCTCGCGGGTACAACGACGACGCCAAGAAGGTGCTGGTGAAGATCCGCGGCACCGACGACGTGCACGACGAGTACGACGACATGGTGGCGGCGAGCGAGGAGGCGAGCGCCATCGAGCACCCGTGGCGCAACATCCTGGAGCGCCGGTACCGCCCCCAGCTCACCGTGGCGGCGCTGATCCCGTTCTTCCAGCAGCTGACGGGCATCAACGTGATCATGTTCTACGCGCCGGTGCTGTTCCTGACCATCGGGTTCGGCGACGACGCGTCGCTGATGGCGGCCGTCATCACGGGGCTGGTGAACATGTTCGCCACCGTGGTGTCCATCGTGTGCGTGGACCGCCTGGGCCGCCGCGCGCTGTTCCTCCAGGGCGGCACGCAAATGTTCATCTCCCAGATCGTGGTGGGCACGCTGATCGCGCTGCAGTTCGGCACCGCCGGCGTGGGCGAGATGTCCCGCTCCAACGCCTGGCTGCTGGTGCTCTTCATCTGCCTCTACGTCGCCGGCTTCGCCTGGTCCTGGGGGCCCCTCGGGTGGCTCGTCCCGTCGGAGGTGTTCGCGCTGGAGGTCCGGTCGGCGGGGCAGAGCATCGCCGTGTGCGTCAACATGACGCTCACCTTCATCATCGGCCAGTCGTTCCTCACCATGCTGTGCACGATGAAGTTCGGCCTCTTCTACTTCTTCGCCGGGTGGATGTTCGTCATGACCACCTTCATCGCGCTCTTCCTGCCGGAGACCAAGGGGGTGCCCATCGAGGAGATGAACCTCGTCTGGAGCCAGCACTGGTTCTGGGGCAAGTACGTCACCGCCGACAcgcaacacggcggcggcagccgcAGATCCAACGGCGTCTGA